From a region of the Daphnia pulicaria isolate SC F1-1A chromosome 1, SC_F0-13Bv2, whole genome shotgun sequence genome:
- the LOC124343563 gene encoding mitochondrial protein C2orf69 homolog isoform X2: MFRQDYPENMKSHRDHGAYVEYNLEAVAEILASKFKSSFICVIRPAKVELKTFSCFSNFVTCNDIGSPTHLPNHNALLHLTTLLLSVAEQTGHSEVGCESPLTIMGFSKGCVVLNQLLHEFHYFHHLPVDKESHINALMGRIQKMVWLDGGHSGGKDTWVTSSNVLSSLQSTGIAVDIHVTPYQVNDDRRPWIGKEEKQFHTLLKKLGVVLFRKVHFAEEPPSLDNHFLLLKIFC, from the exons ATGTTCAGGCAG gaTTATCCTGAAAACATGAAAAGTCATCGGGACCATGGGGCGTATGTTGAATATAATTTAGAAGCAGTAGCAGAGATTTTAgcttctaaatttaaaagcaGCTTCATATGTGTTATACGTCCTGCAAAGGTAGAATTAAAGACCTTTAGTTGTTTCTCCAACTTTGTAACATGCAATGATATTGGCAGCCCTACTCATTTGCCTAATCACAATGCACTTCTTCACTTGACAACATTACTCCTATCAGTGGCAGAACAAACAGGACATTCTGAAGTTGGTTGTGAATCCCCTTTGACAATCATGGGATTTTCCAAAGGTTGTGTTGTCCTCAATCAACTTTTGCATGAATTCCATTATTTTCACCATCTCCCAGTAGACAAAGAAAGTCATATTAATGCTTTGATGGGACGTattcaaaaaatggtttgGCTGGATGGCGGACATTCAGGAGGGAAAGATACCTGGGTGACTTCCTCTAACGTATTGTCCTCCTTGCAATCAACGG gTATAGCGGTAGATATTCATGTTACTCCTTATCAGGTGAATGACGATCGTCGACCCTGGATtggtaaagaagaaaaacagtttCATACGCTTCTGAAAAAGCTGGGAGTCGTCTTATTTCGAAAAGTACATTTTGCGGAGGAACCGCCTTCGCTTGataatcattttcttctcctgAAAATTTTTTGCTAA
- the LOC124343563 gene encoding mitochondrial protein C2orf69 homolog isoform X1, producing the protein MAPNLQRLVAVTGYNERVNDVIFVERQISTDPASVVVFFGGDVQDYPENMKSHRDHGAYVEYNLEAVAEILASKFKSSFICVIRPAKVELKTFSCFSNFVTCNDIGSPTHLPNHNALLHLTTLLLSVAEQTGHSEVGCESPLTIMGFSKGCVVLNQLLHEFHYFHHLPVDKESHINALMGRIQKMVWLDGGHSGGKDTWVTSSNVLSSLQSTGIAVDIHVTPYQVNDDRRPWIGKEEKQFHTLLKKLGVVLFRKVHFAEEPPSLDNHFLLLKIFC; encoded by the exons ATGGCTCCTAATCTTCAGCGGCTGGTGGCAGTTACCGGCTACAATGAGCGAGTCAATGATGTCATTTTCGTTGAAAGACAAATTTCGACAGATCCTGCTTCGGTGGTAGTGTTCTTCGGAGGGGATGTTCAG gaTTATCCTGAAAACATGAAAAGTCATCGGGACCATGGGGCGTATGTTGAATATAATTTAGAAGCAGTAGCAGAGATTTTAgcttctaaatttaaaagcaGCTTCATATGTGTTATACGTCCTGCAAAGGTAGAATTAAAGACCTTTAGTTGTTTCTCCAACTTTGTAACATGCAATGATATTGGCAGCCCTACTCATTTGCCTAATCACAATGCACTTCTTCACTTGACAACATTACTCCTATCAGTGGCAGAACAAACAGGACATTCTGAAGTTGGTTGTGAATCCCCTTTGACAATCATGGGATTTTCCAAAGGTTGTGTTGTCCTCAATCAACTTTTGCATGAATTCCATTATTTTCACCATCTCCCAGTAGACAAAGAAAGTCATATTAATGCTTTGATGGGACGTattcaaaaaatggtttgGCTGGATGGCGGACATTCAGGAGGGAAAGATACCTGGGTGACTTCCTCTAACGTATTGTCCTCCTTGCAATCAACGG gTATAGCGGTAGATATTCATGTTACTCCTTATCAGGTGAATGACGATCGTCGACCCTGGATtggtaaagaagaaaaacagtttCATACGCTTCTGAAAAAGCTGGGAGTCGTCTTATTTCGAAAAGTACATTTTGCGGAGGAACCGCCTTCGCTTGataatcattttcttctcctgAAAATTTTTTGCTAA
- the LOC124343563 gene encoding mitochondrial protein C2orf69 homolog isoform X3 produces MAPNLQRLVAVTGYNERVNDVIFVERQISTDPASVVVFFGGDVQDYPENMKSHRDHGAYVEYNLEAVAEILASKFKSSFICVIRPAKPYSFA; encoded by the exons ATGGCTCCTAATCTTCAGCGGCTGGTGGCAGTTACCGGCTACAATGAGCGAGTCAATGATGTCATTTTCGTTGAAAGACAAATTTCGACAGATCCTGCTTCGGTGGTAGTGTTCTTCGGAGGGGATGTTCAG gaTTATCCTGAAAACATGAAAAGTCATCGGGACCATGGGGCGTATGTTGAATATAATTTAGAAGCAGTAGCAGAGATTTTAgcttctaaatttaaaagcaGCTTCATATGTGTTATACGTCCTGCAAAG CCCTACTCATTTGCCTAA